From Pseudomonas fluorescens, one genomic window encodes:
- the sutA gene encoding transcriptional regulator SutA: MSDDDLENDDLEVGDEDETEEGLEAAAEDVADDDGGDDTPAPTAKGKAKAAVSVDELPSVEAKNKERDALARAMEEFLAKGGKVQEVEANVVADPPKKPDNKYGSRPI; the protein is encoded by the coding sequence ATGAGCGACGATGATCTGGAAAACGACGACCTCGAAGTAGGCGACGAAGACGAGACCGAAGAAGGCCTTGAAGCGGCAGCCGAAGACGTTGCCGACGACGATGGCGGTGATGACACGCCGGCCCCGACCGCCAAGGGCAAGGCCAAGGCTGCGGTGTCGGTAGACGAGCTGCCGAGTGTCGAAGCCAAGAACAAAGAGCGTGATGCTCTGGCCCGCGCGATGGAAGAGTTCCTGGCCAAAGGTGGCAAGGTTCAGGAAGTCGAGGCCAACGTGGTGGCGGATCCGCCAAAGAAGCCTGATAACAAGTACGGCAGCCGTCCTATCTAA
- the xerC gene encoding tyrosine recombinase XerC, which translates to MERQLDAYCEHLRSERQVSPHTLQAYRRDLNKVLAHCEKQQIDSWSALDIQRLRSLVARLHAQGQSSRSLARLLSAVRGLYHYLNREGLCDHDPANGLAPPKGERRLPKTLDTDRALQLLEGAVEDDFLARRDQAILELFYSSGLRLSELTSLNLDQLDLADGLVQVLGKGSKTRVLPIGSKAREALEAWLPLRALANPTDDAVFIGQRGQRLGPRAVQARVKAAGERELGQNLHPHMLRHSFASHVLESSQDLRAVQELLGHSDIKTTQIYTHLDFQHLAAVYDNAHPRAKRIKGDEQ; encoded by the coding sequence ATGGAACGACAACTGGACGCCTACTGCGAGCACTTGCGCAGTGAGCGTCAAGTGTCGCCCCATACGCTGCAAGCCTATCGTCGCGACTTGAACAAAGTCCTCGCGCACTGCGAAAAACAGCAGATCGACTCCTGGAGCGCGCTGGACATTCAGCGTCTGCGCAGCCTGGTCGCACGGCTACACGCCCAGGGCCAATCCTCACGGAGTCTGGCGCGGCTGCTCTCGGCGGTGCGCGGGCTTTACCATTATTTGAATCGCGAAGGTTTGTGCGATCACGATCCGGCCAACGGTCTCGCGCCGCCCAAGGGCGAACGGCGATTGCCCAAGACCCTCGACACCGACCGCGCCCTGCAACTGCTCGAGGGCGCAGTCGAGGATGACTTCCTGGCGCGCCGCGACCAGGCCATTCTTGAGCTGTTCTACTCCTCGGGCCTGCGCCTGTCGGAGTTGACCAGCCTCAATCTCGACCAACTCGACCTCGCCGATGGCCTGGTGCAAGTACTCGGCAAGGGCAGCAAGACCCGCGTGCTGCCAATCGGCAGTAAGGCGCGCGAGGCGCTTGAGGCGTGGCTGCCCCTGCGTGCACTGGCCAATCCGACAGACGATGCGGTTTTTATCGGCCAAAGAGGCCAGCGGCTGGGGCCGCGTGCAGTGCAGGCAAGGGTCAAGGCCGCCGGCGAGCGCGAGCTGGGGCAAAACCTGCACCCGCACATGCTCCGGCACTCTTTCGCCAGCCATGTGCTGGAGTCTTCCCAAGACCTGCGGGCCGTCCAGGAGCTGCTCGGTCACTCAGATATCAAGACCACGCAGATCTACACCCACCTGGACTTCCAGCACCTGGCCGCGGTCTACGACAATGCCCACCCACGGGCCAAACGCATCAAGGGCGACGAACAATGA
- a CDS encoding DUF484 family protein — MTDQPQVPAPQPDESPSESLEAAAIAAYLEAHPDFFVEHEELLPALRIPHQRGDTVSLVERQMKILRERNIEMRHRLSQLMDIARDNDRLFDKTRRLILALMDASSLDDVVMSVEDSLRQDFQVPFVSLILFSDEPLPVGRWVSASEAQKAIGGLLAEGKSVSGSLREHELDFLFGEDQRQQIGSTAVVGISHLGLHGVLAIASRDPQHYKSSVGTLFLSYIAEVMGRVLPRVNSTLRSVR; from the coding sequence ATGACTGATCAGCCTCAGGTTCCAGCCCCACAGCCCGACGAATCCCCTTCCGAAAGCCTTGAGGCGGCGGCGATTGCCGCGTACCTGGAGGCTCATCCGGATTTCTTCGTCGAGCACGAAGAACTGCTCCCCGCCCTGCGCATTCCGCACCAGCGTGGCGACACCGTCTCGCTGGTGGAACGGCAGATGAAGATCCTCCGCGAGCGCAACATCGAAATGCGTCATCGCCTTTCGCAGTTGATGGACATCGCCCGCGACAACGATCGCCTGTTCGACAAAACCCGCCGCCTGATCCTCGCCTTGATGGATGCCAGCAGCCTCGACGATGTGGTCATGAGCGTCGAAGACAGCTTGCGCCAGGATTTCCAGGTGCCCTTTGTCAGCCTCATCCTGTTCAGCGACGAGCCGTTGCCGGTCGGTCGCTGGGTCAGCGCCAGCGAAGCACAGAAAGCCATCGGCGGTTTACTGGCCGAAGGCAAAAGCGTCAGTGGCAGCCTGCGTGAACATGAGTTGGACTTCCTGTTCGGCGAGGACCAACGCCAGCAGATCGGCTCCACCGCCGTGGTGGGTATCAGTCATCTGGGCCTGCATGGCGTGCTGGCGATCGCCAGCCGCGATCCACAACATTACAAAAGCTCGGTCGGCACCCTGTTTCTCAGCTACATCGCTGAAGTCATGGGGCGCGTATTGCCACGGGTCAACAGCACCCTGCGCTCGGTACGCTGA
- the dapF gene encoding diaminopimelate epimerase — protein MLLRFTKMHGLGNDFMVLDLVSQHAHILPKHAKQWGDRHTGIGFDQLLIVEAPSNPDVDFRYRIFNSDGSEVEQCGNGARCFARFVLDKRLTAKRQIRVETKSGIIELDVRNDGQISVNMGAPRLVPAEIPFQAEAQAVSYPLDVDGQTVELAAVSMGNPHAVLRVNDINNAPVHELGPKIEHHPRFPARVNVGFLQVIDRHRAQLRVWERGAGETQACGTGACAAAVAAISQGWMDSPLLIDLPGGRLSIEWAGPGQPVLMTGPAVRVYEGQVRL, from the coding sequence ATGCTGCTGCGTTTTACCAAGATGCACGGCCTGGGCAACGACTTCATGGTTCTCGACCTGGTCAGCCAGCACGCACACATTCTGCCCAAGCACGCCAAGCAATGGGGTGATCGGCACACCGGGATCGGCTTCGACCAGTTGCTGATCGTCGAGGCGCCGAGCAATCCGGACGTGGACTTCCGTTATCGGATCTTCAATTCCGACGGCTCCGAAGTCGAACAGTGCGGCAACGGCGCGCGCTGCTTTGCCCGATTCGTGCTGGACAAGCGCCTGACCGCCAAACGGCAGATTCGGGTCGAGACCAAAAGCGGGATCATCGAACTCGATGTACGCAATGACGGCCAGATCAGCGTCAATATGGGCGCACCGCGCCTGGTGCCGGCGGAAATTCCGTTCCAGGCCGAGGCGCAGGCTGTTAGCTATCCACTGGACGTCGATGGTCAGACCGTAGAGCTGGCGGCGGTATCCATGGGTAATCCCCATGCCGTGTTGCGCGTGAACGACATCAACAACGCACCGGTGCATGAACTGGGGCCGAAGATCGAACATCACCCGCGCTTCCCGGCGCGAGTCAATGTCGGTTTCCTCCAGGTCATCGACCGCCACCGCGCGCAATTGCGCGTCTGGGAGCGTGGCGCCGGGGAGACCCAAGCCTGCGGTACCGGTGCTTGCGCCGCGGCCGTGGCTGCGATCAGCCAGGGGTGGATGGATTCGCCGCTATTGATCGACCTGCCTGGCGGGCGCCTCTCCATTGAATGGGCAGGCCCTGGCCAACCGGTGCTGATGACCGGTCCGGCAGTGCGCGTATATGAAGGACAAGTGCGTCTTTGA
- a CDS encoding HAD family hydrolase has translation MTVQLITFDLDDTLWDTAPVIVSAEATLREWLAEHTPVLGALPIEHLHAIRERVLTREPQLKHRISALRRRVLFHALEEAGYAQVQANELADQAFEVFLHARHQLQIFPDVAPTLEILGNHYALGVVTNGNADVRRLGLADYFKFALCAEDIGIAKPDARLFHEALQRGGATPGTAVHIGDHPGDDIAGAQQAGLRAIWFNPTGKIWEADRLPDAQIRSLTELPALLARWNSGAV, from the coding sequence ATGACCGTGCAACTGATCACCTTCGACCTCGACGACACCCTGTGGGATACCGCCCCGGTCATCGTCAGCGCGGAAGCCACCTTGCGTGAGTGGCTGGCCGAACATACACCGGTGCTCGGTGCCCTGCCGATCGAACATCTGCATGCGATTCGCGAGCGGGTACTGACGCGCGAGCCACAGCTCAAACACCGCATCAGCGCACTGCGTCGCCGAGTGTTGTTTCATGCACTGGAAGAAGCCGGCTACGCGCAGGTGCAGGCCAACGAATTGGCCGACCAGGCCTTTGAAGTGTTCCTGCACGCACGCCATCAACTGCAGATTTTCCCTGACGTGGCGCCAACTCTGGAAATCCTCGGCAACCACTACGCACTCGGCGTGGTCACCAACGGCAATGCCGACGTGCGCCGCCTGGGGCTGGCGGACTACTTCAAATTTGCCTTGTGCGCCGAAGACATCGGCATCGCCAAGCCCGATGCTCGACTGTTCCACGAGGCCCTTCAGCGCGGCGGTGCCACGCCAGGCACGGCCGTGCATATCGGCGATCATCCCGGCGACGACATTGCCGGGGCACAGCAGGCAGGATTGCGCGCGATCTGGTTCAACCCGACGGGCAAGATCTGGGAAGCGGATCGCTTGCCAGATGCGCAGATTCGCAGCCTGACCGAACTGCCGGCGTTGCTCGCCCGTTGGAACAGCGGCGCGGTCTGA